One part of the Thermococcus radiotolerans genome encodes these proteins:
- a CDS encoding proteasome assembly chaperone family protein, producing MKESVIHVYERPQLRDPVFIEGLPGIGLVGKLAAEHLIQELNAVKFAELYSPHFMHQVLIKKNSVVELMKNEFYYWKNPDENGRDIIIITGDQQVPPTDSPGHFEVVGKMLDFVNEFGVREIITMGGYQVPELQGEPRVLAAVTHEELVEYYQKKLEGCGIEVIWREDEGGAIVGAAGLLLGMGKLRSMYGISLLGESLGYIVDAKAAKSVLLAVAKILGLELDMTALEERAKETEEILRKVQEMQRAMLEQQMPPTPEEEDRGYL from the coding sequence ATGAAGGAGTCAGTTATCCACGTCTACGAGAGGCCCCAGCTCAGGGACCCCGTTTTCATCGAGGGGCTGCCCGGCATAGGGCTGGTGGGAAAGCTCGCCGCCGAGCACCTCATCCAGGAGCTCAACGCGGTCAAGTTCGCGGAACTCTACTCACCGCACTTCATGCACCAGGTTCTCATCAAGAAGAACTCCGTCGTCGAGCTGATGAAGAACGAGTTCTACTACTGGAAGAACCCCGACGAAAACGGCAGGGACATCATAATCATCACCGGCGACCAGCAGGTTCCGCCCACAGACAGCCCCGGCCATTTCGAGGTCGTCGGGAAGATGCTGGACTTCGTCAACGAGTTTGGCGTTCGCGAGATAATCACAATGGGGGGCTACCAGGTGCCGGAGCTCCAGGGGGAACCGAGGGTTTTGGCCGCAGTGACCCACGAAGAGCTCGTTGAGTACTACCAGAAAAAGCTGGAAGGTTGCGGCATTGAGGTTATCTGGCGCGAAGACGAAGGGGGAGCGATAGTCGGCGCCGCCGGCCTTCTGCTCGGCATGGGCAAGCTCCGCTCGATGTACGGGATAAGCCTGCTCGGCGAGAGCCTTGGCTATATCGTTGATGCGAAGGCTGCAAAATCCGTCCTCCTCGCGGTGGCGAAGATACTCGGCCTCGAGCTCGACATGACCGCCCTGGAGGAGCGCGCCAAGGAGACCGAGGAGATACTCAGGAAGGTCCAGGAGATGCAGAGGGCCATGCTGGAGCAGCAGATGCCTCCCACACCCGAGGAGGAGGACAGGGGCTACCTCTGA
- a CDS encoding permease — translation MKGTQKEGRKKGFIKDLMFLGATLVVAVALLLMYPDKREPVISSSAEFFVEMILILPAVMVLMGLFAVFVPDDLIVRYLGGNSGVKSMLLAIFIGAFPTGPLYVAFPIAASLLKKGARVASVIAFLSAWACIKIPQELVELQFLGAGFMLARLALTVVFVLAMGLLIERIVGRELRDVPGIPNPGKPEVSSGQKESKR, via the coding sequence ATGAAAGGAACACAGAAGGAAGGGCGGAAAAAAGGATTCATAAAGGACTTGATGTTTTTAGGCGCCACACTGGTCGTTGCGGTGGCTCTGCTGCTCATGTATCCGGATAAGAGGGAGCCGGTGATATCATCTTCGGCCGAGTTCTTCGTTGAGATGATCCTCATCCTGCCCGCTGTGATGGTCCTGATGGGGCTCTTTGCGGTGTTTGTGCCGGATGACCTGATCGTGAGATACCTCGGGGGGAACTCTGGGGTAAAAAGCATGCTGCTTGCGATATTCATCGGGGCCTTTCCAACGGGTCCGCTCTACGTGGCCTTCCCCATAGCGGCGTCCCTGCTCAAAAAAGGTGCCCGTGTTGCGAGTGTTATTGCCTTCCTCTCTGCCTGGGCGTGCATAAAGATTCCCCAGGAGCTGGTAGAACTCCAGTTCCTTGGCGCGGGGTTCATGCTGGCGAGACTCGCCCTCACGGTGGTCTTTGTGCTCGCTATGGGCTTACTCATAGAGCGGATTGTTGGCAGAGAACTGCGGGATGTACCGGGGATTCCCAATCCTGGGAAGCCTGAAGTTTCAAGCGGTCAAAAAGAATCGAAGAGATAA
- a CDS encoding permease — protein sequence MSTTTLFINVLALVCLLVGFWKDEAKARRALRVAAKSFVRILPTMLAIILIIGLMSGFVPEKTISGIVGNEAGLVGILTVAFLGAILHIPSLIAFPLAASLLEKGASVTSVAVFITTLTMIGFVTLPLEMRILGNKLALLRNALSFIVAIIIGLIMGAIL from the coding sequence ATGAGCACGACTACTCTGTTTATAAACGTCCTAGCCCTCGTATGTCTCCTCGTCGGTTTCTGGAAGGACGAGGCCAAGGCGAGACGGGCCCTAAGGGTTGCCGCGAAGTCGTTCGTCAGGATTCTCCCAACGATGCTCGCCATAATCCTGATCATAGGGCTGATGTCCGGTTTTGTGCCGGAGAAGACAATCTCCGGGATCGTTGGAAATGAAGCAGGGCTGGTTGGTATTCTAACCGTTGCATTCCTCGGCGCAATACTGCACATCCCCTCCCTGATAGCCTTCCCCCTCGCGGCCTCGCTGCTTGAAAAGGGTGCCTCCGTGACCTCGGTTGCCGTCTTCATAACGACGCTGACTATGATCGGCTTCGTGACGTTGCCCCTCGAGATGAGAATCCTGGGGAATAAGCTGGCCCTGCTCAGGAACGCCCTCAGCTTCATCGTTGCGATCATTATCGGCCTTATCATGGGGGCGATTCTATGA
- the glmM gene encoding phosphoglucosamine mutase, producing the protein MGRLFGTFGVRGIANEMITPDFALRMGMAFGTMLKREGREKPLVVVGMDTRVSGEMLKGALISGLLSTGCDVIDVGIAPTPAIQFATAHFGADGGAVITASHNPPEYNGIKLLEPNGMGLKKEREAVVEEVFFKEDFDRAKWDEIGDVRKEDVIKPYIEAIKGRVDVEAIKKRRPFVVVDTSNGAGSLTLPYLLRELGCKVVSVNAHPDGHFPARNPEPNEENLKGFMEIVKALGADFGVAQDGDADRAVFIDENGRFIQGDKTFALVADAVLRENGGGLLVTTIATSNLLDDIAKRNNAEVMRTKVGDLIVARALLEHNGTIGGEENGGVIFPDFVLGRDGAMTVAKIVEIFAKSGKKFSELIDELPKYYQFKTKRKVEGDRKAIVSRVAELAEKRGYTVDTTDGTKVLFPDGWVLVRASGTEPIIRVFSEAKSEEKAKEYLELGLSLLEAALG; encoded by the coding sequence ATGGGAAGGCTGTTCGGTACCTTCGGCGTCAGGGGGATAGCCAACGAAATGATAACCCCGGACTTTGCCCTCAGGATGGGCATGGCCTTCGGAACGATGCTCAAGCGCGAGGGGAGGGAGAAGCCCCTCGTAGTGGTCGGCATGGATACCCGCGTCAGCGGGGAGATGCTCAAGGGCGCTCTTATAAGCGGCCTTCTCAGCACCGGCTGCGACGTCATAGACGTCGGAATAGCCCCAACCCCTGCGATACAGTTCGCAACGGCACACTTCGGGGCCGACGGCGGTGCTGTGATAACCGCCTCCCACAACCCGCCCGAATACAACGGCATAAAACTGCTCGAACCCAACGGCATGGGGCTGAAGAAGGAGCGCGAAGCCGTCGTGGAGGAGGTTTTCTTCAAAGAGGACTTCGACAGGGCCAAGTGGGACGAGATAGGCGACGTCAGGAAGGAGGACGTCATCAAGCCCTACATCGAGGCGATAAAGGGCAGGGTTGACGTTGAGGCCATCAAAAAGCGGAGGCCCTTCGTGGTCGTGGACACATCCAACGGTGCCGGAAGCCTAACACTCCCCTACCTCCTTCGCGAGCTCGGCTGCAAGGTCGTCAGCGTCAACGCCCATCCGGACGGCCACTTCCCGGCCAGAAATCCCGAGCCGAACGAGGAGAACCTGAAGGGCTTCATGGAGATCGTGAAGGCCCTCGGTGCCGACTTTGGGGTTGCCCAGGACGGCGACGCCGACAGGGCGGTTTTCATAGACGAGAACGGCAGGTTCATACAGGGGGACAAGACCTTCGCTCTGGTTGCCGATGCAGTTCTGAGGGAGAACGGCGGTGGGCTTCTCGTCACGACGATAGCCACCTCCAACCTGCTGGATGACATAGCGAAGAGGAACAACGCGGAAGTCATGAGAACCAAGGTCGGCGACCTCATCGTTGCGAGGGCTCTCCTCGAGCACAACGGAACGATAGGAGGAGAGGAGAACGGTGGAGTAATTTTCCCAGACTTCGTCCTCGGCAGGGACGGGGCGATGACGGTGGCAAAGATAGTCGAGATCTTCGCGAAATCCGGCAAGAAGTTCAGCGAGCTGATTGACGAACTGCCGAAATACTACCAGTTCAAGACGAAAAGGAAAGTCGAAGGCGACAGAAAGGCGATAGTCTCCAGGGTCGCCGAGCTCGCTGAAAAGAGGGGCTACACTGTTGACACCACCGACGGCACTAAGGTGCTCTTCCCGGACGGCTGGGTTCTCGTCAGGGCCAGCGGAACGGAGCCGATAATCAGGGTCTTCAGCGAGGCAAAGAGCGAGGAGAAGGCTAAAGAGTACCTTGAGCTGGGATTGAGCCTTTTGGAAGCGGCACTGGGCTGA
- a CDS encoding mannose-1-phosphate guanylyltransferase/mannose-6-phosphate isomerase, whose translation MKTLILAGGKGTRLWPLSRELMPKQFIRMFDEYSLFQKTVQRALTFSKPEEIFVVTNDMYRFRVLDDLRELGLELPENNILLEPQGKNTLPAIFWGIKRIEETFGDSIVAVLPSDHLIEANENYVKAFRNAEKLARNYLVTFGIKPTKPHTGYGYIKPGEKLEGGYLVAEFKEKPDLETAKRYVENGYYWNSGMFMFDTEVFTEEVKRHAPDVYEAFETAESIEKAYELVPEVSVDYGVMEKTDRAAVVPLNAYWNDLGSFDAIYEVMEKDDSGNAVKVGGKKGYHIGVNSRNNLVMTSRLTATVGVDDLIIIDTDDALLVAHRGEGQRVKEVYRRLKEMNDERVMVHRTAYRPWGSYTVLEEGDRYKIKRLTVLPGKKLSLQMHYHRSEHWVVVRGTAKVRVGEKEILLRPGESTFIPAGVIHRLENPGKVVLEVIETQIGEYLGEDDIVRFADDFGRE comes from the coding sequence ATGAAGACGCTGATTCTTGCCGGGGGAAAGGGAACGAGGCTCTGGCCCCTCAGCAGGGAGCTGATGCCCAAGCAGTTCATAAGGATGTTCGACGAGTACTCCCTCTTCCAGAAAACCGTCCAGAGGGCGCTTACCTTTTCAAAGCCCGAGGAGATTTTCGTGGTCACCAACGATATGTACCGCTTCCGCGTTCTCGACGACCTGCGGGAGCTGGGCCTGGAGCTGCCCGAGAACAACATCCTCCTCGAGCCCCAGGGAAAAAACACTCTGCCGGCTATATTCTGGGGAATAAAGAGAATCGAAGAGACCTTCGGAGACTCGATAGTCGCGGTGCTCCCCTCCGACCACCTGATAGAGGCCAACGAGAACTACGTAAAAGCCTTCAGAAACGCGGAGAAACTTGCTAGGAATTACCTCGTGACCTTCGGGATAAAGCCGACCAAGCCTCACACCGGCTACGGCTACATAAAGCCCGGGGAGAAGCTTGAGGGCGGCTATCTGGTGGCCGAGTTCAAGGAGAAGCCGGACCTTGAGACCGCGAAGCGCTACGTCGAGAACGGCTACTACTGGAACAGCGGCATGTTCATGTTCGACACGGAGGTTTTCACCGAGGAGGTGAAGAGGCACGCCCCCGATGTCTACGAGGCCTTTGAAACGGCGGAGAGCATCGAGAAGGCCTACGAGCTGGTTCCCGAGGTCTCGGTTGACTACGGCGTCATGGAGAAAACTGACAGGGCCGCGGTGGTTCCGCTCAACGCCTACTGGAACGACCTGGGCAGCTTCGACGCCATCTACGAGGTGATGGAGAAGGACGATAGTGGAAACGCCGTCAAGGTCGGCGGCAAGAAGGGCTATCACATCGGTGTTAACTCGCGCAACAACCTCGTGATGACGAGCCGCTTAACGGCCACGGTTGGTGTTGATGATTTGATAATCATAGACACCGACGATGCTCTCCTCGTCGCCCACCGCGGCGAGGGACAGAGGGTGAAGGAGGTCTACAGGCGCCTCAAGGAGATGAACGATGAGCGTGTCATGGTCCACAGAACTGCATACAGGCCCTGGGGAAGCTACACGGTTCTGGAGGAGGGGGACCGCTACAAGATAAAGCGCCTCACCGTTCTGCCCGGCAAGAAGCTCTCCCTTCAGATGCACTATCACCGCTCGGAGCACTGGGTAGTGGTCAGGGGTACCGCAAAGGTCCGCGTCGGGGAGAAGGAAATCCTCCTCCGGCCGGGCGAGAGCACGTTCATACCCGCCGGCGTCATCCACAGGCTTGAGAACCCGGGCAAGGTAGTTCTTGAGGTCATCGAGACCCAGATCGGGGAGTACCTGGGTGAGGACGATATAGTCCGCTTTGCGGACGATTTCGGGAGGGAGTGA
- the mpgP gene encoding mannosyl-3-phosphoglycerate phosphatase: MRVLFLDLDRTLLGDDYSPEPAGPVLKSLLEAGFEVVLNSSKTLAEQEYYRKAWGLKGPFIVENGSAIVIPEGYFPFEVNGRKRGEYVIIELGEEYDRIKAALDGLAGEYGLKYYGNCTLAEVMAFTGLPESLARLAMERGYSETIFKWESSGFEEVLESMGLRVSRGSRFLGVTGDTDKGRAAVELLNLYSCLERVESYALGDGENDFPLLDVVDHPFIVGSLRHRRAKNISSVVELLEVVL; this comes from the coding sequence ATGAGGGTGCTCTTCCTCGACCTCGACAGAACACTGCTCGGCGACGACTACTCCCCCGAACCGGCCGGACCGGTCCTTAAATCACTTCTCGAGGCGGGCTTTGAGGTCGTGCTCAACTCCTCGAAGACCCTCGCGGAGCAGGAGTACTACAGGAAGGCCTGGGGGCTGAAGGGCCCGTTCATAGTCGAGAACGGAAGTGCCATCGTGATTCCCGAGGGCTACTTCCCCTTCGAGGTCAACGGAAGGAAGCGGGGGGAATACGTTATCATCGAGCTGGGGGAGGAATACGACCGGATAAAGGCTGCCCTCGATGGTCTCGCAGGGGAATACGGCCTCAAGTACTACGGCAACTGCACGCTCGCAGAGGTCATGGCCTTCACGGGACTCCCGGAGAGCCTGGCGAGGCTGGCGATGGAGCGCGGTTACAGCGAGACGATATTCAAGTGGGAAAGCTCAGGTTTCGAGGAAGTGCTTGAGAGCATGGGCCTGAGGGTGTCGAGGGGCAGCAGGTTCCTGGGCGTTACAGGGGACACCGACAAGGGGCGGGCCGCAGTGGAGCTGCTGAACCTCTACTCCTGCCTGGAGCGGGTTGAGAGCTACGCTTTGGGGGACGGGGAGAACGATTTCCCTCTCCTGGACGTCGTTGACCATCCGTTCATCGTTGGAAGCCTCAGACATCGGAGGGCTAAAAATATAAGCTCTGTCGTCGAACTACTGGAGGTGGTGTTATGA
- the mpgS gene encoding mannosyl-3-phosphoglycerate synthase has translation MLLEAPVYKELFGAVEIYEVQKVIKLDTQTRDVGSFTVTNVPREDIYGTLEDIAIVVPMKNEKLQLVDGVLKAIPHQCPIIIVSNSKRKGPNLFKQEVDLVKHFYNLTHSRIIMVHQKDVGVAEAFREVGYTDILDENGSVRSGKGEGMLIGILLAKAIGAKYVGFVDADNYIPGSVNEYVKDYAAGFLMSESEYAMVRLSWRHKPKVSTKGLYFRKWGRVSEITNRYMNALFGVATNFETNIIVTGNAGEHAMSIKLAEIMPFSTGYSIEPFELVYLFETFGRWGEDPHTDVYDQGVEVFQIETLNPHLHEDKGQEHVVNMILSSLGTIYHSKLATESMRNQILKELRLHGLLGENEEPPSPRIMPPIENIDVNRWMETLEDNAETLLRFEV, from the coding sequence TTGCTTTTGGAGGCTCCGGTTTACAAGGAGCTGTTTGGAGCGGTTGAGATTTACGAGGTTCAGAAGGTCATCAAGCTGGACACTCAGACGCGAGACGTGGGGAGCTTTACCGTCACGAACGTGCCCCGCGAGGACATCTATGGAACTCTTGAAGACATCGCGATAGTCGTCCCGATGAAGAACGAGAAGCTCCAGCTTGTCGACGGTGTTCTGAAGGCCATACCGCACCAGTGCCCGATAATAATCGTCTCGAACAGCAAGAGGAAGGGGCCGAACCTCTTCAAGCAGGAGGTTGACCTCGTAAAGCACTTCTACAACCTCACACACTCGCGCATAATAATGGTCCACCAGAAGGACGTGGGGGTCGCCGAGGCCTTCCGCGAGGTGGGATACACGGACATCCTCGACGAAAACGGAAGCGTGCGGAGTGGGAAAGGTGAGGGGATGCTTATAGGAATCCTCCTGGCGAAGGCTATAGGGGCCAAGTACGTGGGCTTCGTTGATGCCGACAACTACATTCCCGGCTCCGTCAACGAGTACGTGAAGGACTACGCGGCTGGCTTTCTGATGAGCGAGAGCGAATACGCGATGGTTCGCCTGAGCTGGCGCCACAAGCCCAAGGTCAGCACGAAGGGGCTGTACTTCAGAAAGTGGGGCCGCGTGAGCGAGATAACGAACCGCTACATGAACGCCCTCTTCGGCGTGGCCACGAACTTCGAGACGAACATCATAGTGACCGGAAACGCCGGCGAGCACGCGATGAGCATAAAGCTGGCCGAGATAATGCCGTTCTCGACGGGCTACTCGATAGAACCCTTTGAGCTGGTGTACCTCTTCGAGACCTTCGGAAGGTGGGGAGAGGACCCTCACACGGACGTTTACGACCAAGGGGTAGAGGTGTTCCAGATAGAAACGCTGAACCCCCACCTGCACGAGGACAAGGGGCAGGAGCACGTCGTTAACATGATTCTCAGCTCCCTGGGGACGATATACCACTCCAAGCTGGCGACGGAATCCATGAGGAACCAGATACTGAAGGAGCTTCGCCTCCACGGTCTCCTGGGTGAGAACGAGGAACCGCCGAGTCCGAGGATCATGCCCCCCATAGAGAACATAGACGTGAACCGGTGGATGGAGACCCTGGAGGACAACGCCGAAACGCTCCTTCGCTTCGAGGTGTGA
- a CDS encoding ADP-specific glucokinase, which translates to MSWDALYSSAFDKVRENIGKIGGVLLAYNTNIDAIKYLDSVDLERRIDRVGKDGVLRYSEELPEKITSVEHLLGGILWSIRRGKAAELFVESCTVRFYMKQWGWDELRMGGQVGIMANLLGGVYNVPVIAHVPQISRLQAALFKDGPIYVPKAENGKLNLVHPKEFRADEENCIHYIYEFPRGFRVLGFEAPRENRFIGAADDYNPNVYIRPEFTEHFEEIAKKAELGIISGLQTLTRENYREPFEEMVRHLEILNARDVPVHLEFAFTADETVRRALIDVLGHFHSVGLNEVELASIMEVMGEKGLAEKLLADDPVDPIAVTEAMLRLAKRTGIKRIHFHTYGYYLALTDYKGDFVRDALLFAALAAAAKAKLGDIRSIDDVVKAMDVPMNEKAGAVEEGLTEEYGMKNGIAEIDGYQLSFAPTKIVTMPKSTVGIGDTISSSAFVGEFALRP; encoded by the coding sequence ATGTCCTGGGACGCTCTCTACTCATCGGCCTTCGATAAAGTTCGCGAAAACATCGGGAAAATCGGTGGGGTTCTCCTCGCGTACAACACGAACATCGACGCCATAAAGTACCTTGACTCTGTGGATTTGGAGCGAAGGATAGATCGGGTCGGAAAGGATGGGGTTCTGAGGTACTCCGAGGAGCTTCCGGAGAAGATAACCTCCGTTGAACATCTCCTCGGCGGGATTCTCTGGAGCATTCGCCGGGGCAAGGCGGCGGAACTCTTCGTGGAGAGCTGCACGGTCAGGTTCTACATGAAGCAGTGGGGCTGGGACGAGCTCAGGATGGGTGGCCAGGTTGGAATAATGGCCAACCTTCTTGGCGGCGTTTACAACGTTCCGGTCATAGCCCACGTCCCCCAGATTTCGAGGCTTCAGGCGGCTCTCTTCAAGGACGGACCGATCTACGTTCCCAAGGCCGAGAACGGGAAGCTTAACCTCGTCCATCCAAAGGAGTTCCGGGCCGACGAGGAGAACTGCATCCACTACATCTACGAGTTCCCGCGCGGGTTCAGGGTTCTCGGCTTCGAGGCGCCCCGCGAGAACCGCTTCATTGGCGCCGCCGATGACTACAACCCGAACGTCTACATAAGGCCCGAGTTCACCGAACACTTTGAGGAGATAGCGAAAAAAGCCGAGCTGGGGATCATCAGCGGTCTCCAGACCCTAACGAGGGAGAACTACCGCGAGCCTTTCGAGGAGATGGTGCGGCACCTCGAAATCCTGAACGCGAGGGACGTTCCGGTTCACCTTGAGTTTGCCTTCACCGCGGACGAGACCGTAAGAAGGGCCCTGATTGACGTCCTGGGCCATTTCCACAGCGTCGGCCTCAACGAGGTCGAACTCGCCTCGATAATGGAGGTCATGGGTGAGAAGGGCCTCGCCGAGAAGCTCCTCGCCGACGACCCGGTGGACCCAATCGCGGTAACCGAGGCCATGCTAAGACTCGCCAAGAGAACAGGCATTAAGAGGATACACTTCCACACTTACGGCTACTACCTCGCCCTGACCGACTACAAAGGGGACTTCGTCCGCGACGCGCTGCTCTTCGCGGCACTGGCTGCCGCCGCCAAGGCGAAGCTCGGCGATATCCGCTCGATAGATGACGTGGTCAAGGCCATGGACGTCCCGATGAACGAGAAGGCTGGGGCGGTGGAGGAGGGACTTACCGAGGAGTACGGCATGAAGAACGGCATCGCTGAGATCGACGGTTATCAGCTCTCCTTCGCCCCGACGAAGATAGTAACGATGCCCAAGAGCACCGTCGGAATCGGCGACACCATATCGAGTTCGGCCTTCGTTGGTGAGTTCGCACTGCGCCCGTAA
- a CDS encoding glucose-6-phosphate isomerase, protein MEYKNPLGVDIDLETGVIPGAKKLVRRLSDLKGYFVDEKAYEELLKENPVVYEVYAVEQEEKDGDLNFATTVLYPGKVGREFFFTKGHYHSKADRAEIYYGIKGKGGMLLQTPEGKAEWIEMKPGTVVYVPPYWAHRTVNTGDEPFIFLAVYPADAGHDYGSIAEKGFSKLVVEENGEVRIVDNPKWKE, encoded by the coding sequence ATGGAGTACAAGAACCCGCTGGGTGTTGATATTGACCTCGAAACCGGCGTCATTCCCGGGGCCAAAAAGCTCGTCAGGAGGCTCAGCGACCTGAAGGGGTACTTCGTCGATGAAAAAGCCTACGAAGAGCTTCTCAAGGAGAACCCGGTTGTCTACGAGGTTTACGCGGTTGAGCAGGAGGAGAAGGACGGCGACCTCAACTTCGCAACCACAGTTCTCTACCCGGGCAAGGTAGGAAGGGAGTTCTTCTTCACCAAGGGGCACTACCACTCCAAGGCGGACAGGGCGGAGATATACTACGGCATCAAGGGGAAGGGCGGAATGCTTCTTCAGACGCCCGAAGGAAAGGCCGAATGGATAGAGATGAAGCCCGGAACGGTTGTCTACGTTCCCCCCTACTGGGCGCACAGGACCGTTAACACGGGCGACGAGCCCTTCATCTTCCTGGCGGTCTATCCCGCCGACGCCGGCCACGACTACGGCAGCATAGCCGAGAAAGGCTTCTCCAAACTCGTGGTCGAGGAGAACGGTGAGGTCAGAATCGTTGACAACCCGAAGTGGAAGGAGTGA
- a CDS encoding site-2 protease family protein, which yields MGYEPWKGVHRGGMGRREIEDLLISFLVLALLFSNFDPYAIPYSVIAVLTAFIFHEIAHRQVARHYGYRAYYKRWDTGILLALLVGIATRLLTGTAWIFAALGAVQVYAPYAVDSREAFGKIALAGPLTNIAVGAAALVALRAVAPFTPVWWVVKTTATVNLWLAFFNLLPFPPLDGSKVVRWNAGAWAVSIGVAYLLFRLL from the coding sequence ATGGGCTACGAACCGTGGAAGGGAGTTCACAGGGGCGGCATGGGAAGGAGGGAGATCGAGGATTTACTGATTTCTTTTCTAGTCCTCGCTCTGCTGTTTTCCAACTTTGACCCATACGCGATTCCCTACTCCGTCATCGCCGTTCTGACGGCCTTCATCTTCCACGAAATAGCCCACAGGCAGGTGGCGCGGCACTACGGTTACAGGGCGTACTACAAACGCTGGGACACGGGAATACTCCTGGCGCTTCTCGTGGGCATAGCGACTCGCCTTCTCACCGGAACGGCGTGGATATTCGCCGCCCTCGGTGCCGTTCAGGTCTACGCCCCCTACGCTGTGGATTCCAGGGAGGCTTTCGGAAAGATAGCCCTCGCGGGTCCGCTTACCAACATAGCCGTCGGCGCTGCCGCGCTGGTGGCCCTGAGGGCAGTGGCTCCGTTCACGCCCGTCTGGTGGGTCGTCAAGACTACGGCAACGGTCAACCTGTGGCTGGCGTTCTTCAACCTGCTCCCCTTCCCGCCCCTGGACGGCTCCAAGGTCGTCCGCTGGAACGCTGGAGCTTGGGCGGTCTCCATCGGCGTCGCCTACCTCCTCTTCAGACTGCTGTAA
- a CDS encoding KH domain-containing protein, with protein MKDRLEKMLNVKILEIEELEDKIVVYVPEDQVRIAVGSGGAAVKAAELVIGKKIEVKGK; from the coding sequence ATGAAGGACAGACTTGAGAAGATGCTCAACGTCAAGATCCTTGAAATCGAGGAGCTTGAGGACAAGATAGTCGTTTACGTTCCGGAGGATCAGGTGAGGATAGCGGTGGGAAGCGGTGGTGCCGCCGTTAAAGCCGCCGAGCTTGTAATCGGCAAGAAGATTGAAGTAAAGGGCAAGTGA
- a CDS encoding TraB domain-containing protein, producing MSYLRYVRLIGTMHVSPKSREEVIRTILDERPHAVAIELDRARFLAMNENRKMTLEDALRFGRKGLINYALAKVEEKLGEEFGMKPGEEMKAAISAAQALGVPLYLIDEDINVILSKIAAAPGREKLLMALEALGIFLPVRLGEPSDPMAEYRIMMVQFKRRYPYLYRVLVEERNEVMARNLVSIVENLKLQGVKRPRVIAVVGLGHKPGIEHLLDRAKERRFLSPYWTGG from the coding sequence ATGAGCTATCTTCGCTACGTCAGGCTCATAGGCACGATGCACGTTTCGCCGAAGAGCAGGGAGGAGGTCATCAGGACGATACTCGATGAGAGGCCCCACGCCGTTGCGATAGAGCTCGACAGGGCACGTTTCCTTGCCATGAACGAGAACAGGAAGATGACCCTCGAGGATGCCCTCCGCTTCGGCAGGAAGGGGCTGATAAACTACGCACTCGCGAAGGTCGAGGAGAAACTGGGAGAGGAGTTCGGGATGAAGCCCGGTGAGGAGATGAAAGCGGCTATAAGCGCCGCCCAGGCCCTCGGCGTCCCCCTCTACCTCATAGATGAGGATATCAACGTCATACTCTCCAAGATAGCCGCCGCCCCTGGGAGGGAGAAGCTCCTAATGGCCCTGGAAGCCCTGGGGATATTCCTGCCCGTTAGGCTCGGCGAGCCCTCCGACCCAATGGCGGAGTACAGGATCATGATGGTGCAGTTCAAGCGCCGCTACCCATACCTCTACCGCGTTCTGGTCGAGGAGAGGAATGAAGTCATGGCGAGGAACCTCGTCTCCATAGTCGAGAACCTTAAGCTCCAAGGAGTTAAGAGACCGAGGGTTATAGCCGTGGTCGGCCTCGGCCACAAGCCCGGGATAGAGCACCTCCTCGACAGGGCGAAAGAGAGGAGGTTCCTCTCGCCCTACTGGACAGGGGGGTGA